The following coding sequences lie in one Thalassoglobus polymorphus genomic window:
- a CDS encoding HPr family phosphocarrier protein, which yields MSELNVGRFDPIMSEPDSIRRNVRLKLAQGLHIRACSNVIAIVSDFAGKVLIHVGDKSADASSMFDLLLLTAVPDSDLVIEASGDGAESIVEKLEDLFSKQTDPVE from the coding sequence ATGAGTGAACTTAACGTCGGTCGCTTTGATCCTATCATGTCGGAACCCGATTCCATCCGCCGAAACGTGCGGCTGAAACTCGCACAAGGTCTTCACATTCGTGCCTGCTCGAATGTGATTGCCATTGTCAGCGATTTTGCGGGTAAAGTCTTAATTCATGTTGGTGACAAAAGTGCGGACGCATCTTCCATGTTCGATCTTTTACTGCTCACTGCGGTGCCTGACTCCGATTTAGTCATCGAAGCATCTGGTGATGGGGCTGAAAGCATCGTCGAAAAACTGGAAGACCTCTTCTCAAAACAAACCGATCCGGTTGAGTGA
- a CDS encoding PTS sugar transporter subunit IIA yields MKLTEFVVSDAILPELVADSKESAIRQMVASLKQCGKINESDEEAIVSAISKREELGSTGIGRGVAVPHTKHPSVESIISTVALCHNGLDFDSLDGEDVYILFLLISPPDRPGDHLRGLETITRYLKKDDFCSFLKQARTKAQVMDLLQEADDNLV; encoded by the coding sequence ATGAAACTCACAGAGTTCGTCGTTTCAGATGCAATTCTTCCAGAACTCGTCGCTGATTCAAAGGAATCCGCTATCCGTCAGATGGTTGCCAGCCTTAAGCAATGCGGAAAGATTAATGAATCTGATGAAGAAGCGATTGTTTCTGCCATCTCGAAGCGTGAAGAACTCGGTTCGACTGGTATTGGTCGTGGAGTCGCAGTTCCGCACACGAAGCACCCATCTGTTGAATCAATTATCTCAACTGTTGCACTTTGTCACAATGGGCTCGATTTCGATAGCCTCGACGGCGAAGATGTCTACATCCTGTTTCTGCTGATCTCTCCACCCGATCGCCCCGGAGATCACTTGCGTGGACTGGAAACAATCACCCGTTACCTGAAAAAAGATGACTTTTGCAGCTTCTTGAAGCAAGCTCGCACAAAAGCGCAAGTCATGGACCTGCTTCAGGAAGCGGATGACAACCTCGTGTAG
- the hpf gene encoding ribosome hibernation-promoting factor, HPF/YfiA family, whose translation MQVAITCRHGEISGDFRDYMSRKSEKLLHYFERVQSAQVTLDFEGDRVRVEMLVDAEHKHDFVTHHEMSADDVGPCFDQVLAKMEQQIRKYKEKLTDHRRDKPLSKVIGDGLDSDVEESENPE comes from the coding sequence GTGCAGGTCGCAATCACGTGTCGACACGGCGAAATCAGTGGTGATTTTCGCGATTACATGTCAAGAAAATCAGAGAAACTTCTGCACTATTTCGAGAGAGTTCAGTCAGCTCAGGTCACTCTTGATTTCGAGGGAGACCGGGTTCGAGTCGAAATGCTTGTAGATGCTGAGCACAAGCACGATTTCGTAACTCACCACGAGATGAGTGCAGATGATGTCGGTCCATGTTTTGACCAAGTGCTGGCCAAAATGGAACAGCAAATTCGTAAGTACAAAGAGAAATTGACCGACCATCGCCGAGACAAACCTCTCAGTAAAGTTATTGGGGATGGTTTAGACTCTGATGTTGAGGAATCAGAAAACCCCGAGTAG
- a CDS encoding SDR family NAD(P)-dependent oxidoreductase, with protein sequence MDLSNQKILVTGGSQGIGRGAALELAKAGADVAVNYRSNSEAADSIADEIRALGSQALVLQGDVSVQSEVEQMVSNVVKEWGEITGLVSNAAYSDRELMIKADMDGFKRTVDVSMWGAFFAVRAVSQQLVKQENGGSIVVVSSPHAKIPVPTAMAYNMSKAAIDHMARTAAIELAKYRIRVNVVHPGWIDTPGERKFFSEEQLEEGAKKIPWGRLGQPEEIGRLITFMMSSDCDYMTGNTALMDGGISLPWWSNREDGKQ encoded by the coding sequence ATGGACCTCTCAAATCAAAAAATCCTCGTCACTGGCGGTTCACAAGGAATCGGTCGTGGAGCAGCATTAGAGCTTGCGAAAGCCGGAGCCGACGTCGCTGTCAATTATCGTTCGAACTCCGAAGCTGCGGATAGCATTGCAGATGAAATCCGTGCTCTTGGTAGCCAGGCATTGGTTCTGCAGGGAGATGTTTCGGTCCAGTCGGAAGTCGAGCAGATGGTCTCGAATGTCGTCAAAGAATGGGGCGAGATCACCGGTCTAGTTTCAAATGCCGCATACAGTGACCGGGAACTTATGATCAAGGCAGACATGGACGGGTTCAAACGTACGGTCGACGTTAGTATGTGGGGAGCCTTCTTCGCAGTCCGGGCGGTTTCACAGCAACTTGTGAAACAGGAGAACGGAGGATCAATCGTCGTGGTCAGTTCACCGCATGCAAAAATTCCTGTTCCCACTGCAATGGCTTACAACATGTCGAAGGCAGCTATCGACCACATGGCAAGAACGGCAGCCATTGAACTCGCGAAGTATCGCATTCGCGTCAATGTCGTCCATCCCGGTTGGATCGACACACCGGGAGAACGAAAATTCTTTAGCGAAGAGCAACTCGAAGAAGGTGCAAAGAAAATTCCCTGGGGCCGCTTGGGACAACCTGAAGAAATTGGCCGGTTAATCACATTTATGATGAGCAGCGATTGCGATTACATGACAGGCAACACCGCTCTGATGGATGGCGGGATTAGTTTGCCATGGTGGTCAAACCGTGAAGATGGAAAGCAGTGA
- a CDS encoding prolyl oligopeptidase family serine peptidase → MTSRKTLGRKQATMFFRYTTPLFIMGLLAVNVFAQSEEEIETLRQGLQKLEAQIDGLDKNQRVDAEVCAKGVDWIIRHNEFYRPNYVQSAQKAIELGSERAKQIAEGNADWGTRPGVHALGYRSRVDDSVQPYLVTLPEGFEMKGAKRWPLYVVLHGRNSRLTEAHFISSANGKPAPKGQTWIQLDVFGRTNNAYRWAGETDVFEAIADVSKRYRVDESRVTLWGFSMGGAGAWHLGLHHPSRWASVGAGAGFVDFYRYQKQTEQLPEYQHRALRIYDAKDYALNLSVVPFITYGGEKDAQLAASLHVQEEAEKLGVPLKLIVGPNMGHKFDDASKATFMEFLAEHNSKGRKRVPGLREFEFVTYTLKYNKCEWLTIHEQSVPYEKTTVTSTLDDDGVLNVETDNVSALSILRTAANRVSVDGSESFDLNLAADANLIDVYLVKDAGGWSVLSYEDSLDFEENPNQKKRHNLQGPIDDAFMEPFVCVQGTGQPWSPELQEYSDWSLSRFQTEFDKWMRAHPLVVKDSAVTEKMIRSKNLILFGDPGSNSLIKTVVEELPLKWEKDSITFQGQTYSTRDHAVALVFPNPLNPRKYLVINSGMTTHEKDFKASNSWLFPKFGDHAVIQFSRKKDSQFGEQVIQAGIFDSHWNN, encoded by the coding sequence ATGACTTCACGAAAAACTTTAGGACGGAAGCAGGCAACGATGTTTTTTCGATATACAACGCCACTGTTCATCATGGGGCTCTTGGCAGTCAATGTCTTTGCTCAATCTGAAGAAGAGATCGAGACGCTCCGACAGGGACTTCAAAAGCTTGAAGCACAGATCGATGGGCTTGATAAGAATCAACGTGTTGATGCCGAGGTCTGTGCCAAAGGGGTCGACTGGATTATCCGCCACAATGAATTCTATCGCCCGAACTACGTTCAGTCCGCCCAGAAAGCGATCGAACTGGGGAGTGAACGTGCAAAGCAAATCGCCGAAGGGAATGCCGATTGGGGAACTCGCCCCGGAGTTCACGCTCTCGGGTACCGCTCGCGCGTTGATGATTCGGTGCAGCCGTATCTTGTGACACTTCCAGAAGGTTTCGAGATGAAAGGAGCAAAGCGGTGGCCGCTGTATGTTGTCTTGCATGGTCGAAACTCTCGACTGACAGAAGCCCATTTCATTTCTTCAGCGAATGGAAAGCCTGCCCCGAAGGGACAGACCTGGATTCAACTCGATGTTTTCGGGCGGACGAACAATGCGTATCGCTGGGCTGGCGAAACTGATGTCTTTGAAGCAATCGCGGATGTTTCAAAGCGGTATCGAGTCGATGAAAGTCGTGTTACGCTCTGGGGCTTCTCAATGGGTGGGGCAGGCGCATGGCATCTCGGTTTACATCATCCATCGCGATGGGCATCTGTTGGAGCCGGGGCTGGCTTTGTGGACTTCTATCGATATCAAAAACAGACTGAACAGCTTCCGGAGTATCAACATCGTGCTTTGCGAATTTATGACGCAAAAGACTATGCCCTCAACTTAAGTGTCGTTCCATTTATCACCTATGGAGGCGAGAAGGATGCACAGCTGGCAGCCAGCCTGCACGTTCAAGAGGAGGCTGAGAAGCTCGGGGTTCCATTGAAGCTGATCGTTGGGCCCAACATGGGGCACAAGTTTGATGACGCCAGTAAAGCGACCTTTATGGAATTTCTGGCGGAACACAATTCGAAAGGTCGGAAGCGAGTTCCCGGATTACGTGAGTTTGAGTTTGTCACTTACACTCTTAAATACAACAAGTGCGAATGGCTGACGATCCATGAACAGTCGGTCCCGTATGAGAAAACGACTGTCACCTCGACGCTTGATGATGACGGTGTTCTGAATGTCGAAACGGATAACGTCTCCGCGCTATCGATTCTTCGGACAGCTGCAAATCGCGTCAGTGTTGATGGCTCAGAATCATTCGATCTCAACCTGGCTGCGGACGCTAATTTGATCGATGTCTATCTCGTGAAAGATGCGGGCGGTTGGTCAGTTCTCTCTTACGAAGACTCACTCGACTTTGAGGAAAACCCCAACCAAAAGAAGCGTCACAATCTCCAAGGGCCGATTGATGATGCATTCATGGAGCCGTTTGTCTGCGTTCAGGGGACAGGACAACCTTGGTCACCGGAATTGCAGGAGTATTCCGACTGGTCGCTCAGCCGATTTCAAACAGAATTTGATAAATGGATGCGAGCTCATCCGCTGGTTGTAAAAGACTCTGCCGTCACTGAAAAGATGATTCGGAGCAAGAACCTGATTCTGTTCGGCGACCCCGGTTCCAACAGTCTTATCAAAACAGTTGTCGAAGAACTTCCTTTGAAGTGGGAAAAGGATTCCATCACATTTCAGGGACAAACGTACTCAACGCGAGACCACGCAGTTGCTCTTGTCTTCCCAAACCCCCTGAATCCGCGAAAGTATCTCGTGATCAACTCGGGGATGACGACTCATGAAAAAGATTTCAAAGCCTCGAACTCATGGTTATTTCCTAAGTTCGGAGACCATGCAGTCATTCAATTCTCCCGGAAGAAAGATAGCCAGTTCGGTGAGCAAGTGATTCAGGCCGGAATTTTCGACTCACACTGGAACAACTGA
- a CDS encoding lysophospholipid acyltransferase family protein, producing the protein MTDTETLPNPNRRNCVWRFIQILFQIFCATWLRLRVRGKEHLPKEGALLLANHQSFLDPLLIGVHLQRPVSYLARDSLFRIPVIGWILKKTYVMSIRRESAGTESLRKSIARLEHGFYVGMFPEGTRSADGEIGELKPGFVALIRRAKVPIIPVGIAGAFEALPRKSLWIRPVKVRVVFGEPISVETIQELSEKGRRDEFLKLVHQRLIDCHHEAVEWRTDKVDPATKS; encoded by the coding sequence ATGACGGATACCGAAACGCTTCCAAATCCAAACCGTCGAAATTGCGTTTGGAGATTCATCCAGATCCTTTTTCAAATCTTTTGTGCGACCTGGTTGAGATTACGCGTCCGCGGAAAAGAGCATCTCCCCAAGGAAGGTGCTCTGCTTCTTGCGAATCACCAAAGTTTTCTGGACCCACTGCTGATCGGTGTACACCTGCAGCGTCCAGTCAGCTATCTCGCGCGCGATTCACTCTTTCGAATTCCAGTGATTGGCTGGATACTGAAAAAAACGTATGTGATGTCGATACGCCGAGAATCTGCCGGGACGGAAAGTCTTCGCAAATCGATCGCGCGGCTGGAACACGGATTTTATGTCGGCATGTTTCCAGAAGGAACGCGAAGTGCGGATGGCGAGATCGGGGAACTCAAACCCGGATTCGTTGCCCTGATCCGCCGGGCGAAGGTTCCGATTATTCCGGTCGGAATCGCCGGGGCATTCGAAGCCTTGCCCCGAAAATCACTCTGGATCAGGCCAGTGAAAGTCCGCGTCGTTTTCGGTGAGCCAATCTCGGTCGAGACAATTCAGGAGCTCTCAGAAAAAGGCCGCCGGGACGAATTTCTGAAACTCGTCCACCAGCGGCTTATCGATTGTCACCACGAAGCTGTGGAATGGCGAACTGATAAAGTTGACCCTGCAACGAAATCTTAA
- a CDS encoding tetratricopeptide repeat protein produces the protein MTIPIRRAKEIATVLTLLTSFLSCSSAYSQNSVVKLDTVEQYIVQSEKSPVMTGTTRIADASLGALLDVTHHRGPWRYSATVKGWVHKNNLVLISDAVKIFSDQIAKDPTPKAYHLRGISYMAQGNWGRAVNDLEEAYELGDSSITLHINLGTCFQQLKLYDKAEAEYNVILKTYPNEVGAYQARGDLFLDTGKLDAALKDFTKAIELAPESPEAHNSLGVTLRLVGRYPLAIQAYTNCIEADPKFLPAYINRGFAYKNVKKFQLAVDDYEEALKLSPGSPSAQNDLAWLLATCEDESFRDGQRAVDLAVAASRSAKYRNPEYLDTLAAAYAEIGNFEKAIETVQTAIEIFGDGDMKDASVERLELYRQEKSFTDVIEVPDSNADSKSDSSKKDASETE, from the coding sequence ATGACTATTCCAATTCGCAGAGCCAAAGAAATTGCAACGGTTTTAACGCTATTGACATCGTTTTTATCGTGCTCATCCGCCTATTCGCAAAATAGTGTCGTCAAGCTGGATACAGTGGAGCAGTACATCGTGCAGTCTGAGAAGTCTCCTGTGATGACTGGGACAACCAGAATTGCTGACGCTTCTTTGGGCGCTTTGCTAGATGTCACCCATCACCGTGGTCCATGGAGATACTCTGCGACTGTCAAAGGATGGGTTCACAAAAATAATCTTGTCCTCATTAGCGATGCAGTCAAAATTTTTTCCGATCAGATCGCAAAAGACCCAACCCCTAAGGCGTATCACCTCAGGGGGATCAGCTACATGGCGCAGGGGAATTGGGGGCGAGCAGTCAATGATCTGGAGGAAGCTTACGAACTTGGAGATAGCTCGATCACGTTGCACATTAATCTGGGGACCTGTTTCCAGCAGCTGAAGCTTTACGATAAGGCTGAGGCCGAGTACAACGTCATCCTGAAGACTTACCCGAACGAGGTGGGAGCCTATCAGGCTCGGGGAGATCTTTTTCTGGACACCGGAAAACTCGATGCAGCCCTCAAAGACTTCACGAAGGCGATCGAATTGGCGCCGGAATCTCCTGAAGCCCACAATTCTCTCGGGGTGACTTTACGTCTTGTGGGGAGATATCCACTCGCGATTCAGGCATACACGAATTGCATTGAAGCCGATCCAAAATTTTTGCCGGCTTACATCAACAGAGGATTCGCCTACAAGAACGTCAAGAAGTTTCAGTTGGCTGTAGACGACTATGAAGAGGCTTTGAAGCTTTCGCCCGGTTCGCCATCAGCACAGAACGACCTCGCCTGGTTGCTGGCAACTTGTGAAGACGAGTCTTTTCGTGACGGTCAGCGGGCCGTTGACCTGGCAGTCGCAGCGTCCCGTTCTGCCAAATATCGTAACCCTGAATACCTTGACACCCTTGCAGCGGCGTATGCCGAAATTGGCAACTTCGAGAAAGCGATTGAGACCGTCCAGACGGCAATCGAAATCTTTGGGGATGGCGACATGAAAGATGCCAGTGTCGAACGACTCGAACTTTATCGGCAAGAGAAATCGTTCACAGACGTGATTGAGGTCCCCGATTCCAATGCCGATTCCAAATCTGATTCCAGTAAGAAAGACGCATCGGAAACAGAATGA
- a CDS encoding acyl-CoA desaturase: MSRIQRMHALSELTNPVHGTVRWSPVKSTWYSLMLLIAIVGGSQTFSLKSLLLFSVLTSVTLCCGHSVGLHRLLIHRSFQCPLWLERILVTTGVLVGMGGPRKMLYMHDIRDWSQRHNKCHDFFSHKSPIWKDWFWNLHCEINLHNPPEFQIESRVANSRYYAFLDRNWMLLQLPLAGVLFVIGGTSWVIWGICVRVAVSLTGHWLIGYFAHNHGILVWRIENAAVQGYNLPGLGLITMGEAWHNNHHAFPESAKFGIRKWQMDAGWWLIQFLHTVGLAWNIQQPETLPKRPERKLIASQKVSEDDYSAS; the protein is encoded by the coding sequence ATGAGTCGCATACAAAGAATGCATGCACTAAGTGAGCTGACAAATCCCGTGCATGGAACTGTTCGCTGGTCTCCTGTGAAGTCAACCTGGTACTCCTTGATGCTGCTCATTGCCATCGTGGGAGGAAGCCAGACATTCAGTCTTAAGAGCCTGCTTCTCTTCTCTGTGCTGACATCTGTCACACTCTGTTGCGGACACTCCGTGGGTCTGCACCGACTTCTTATTCATCGAAGTTTTCAGTGCCCTCTATGGCTGGAACGCATCCTGGTCACAACGGGTGTTCTCGTGGGAATGGGCGGCCCTCGGAAGATGCTCTACATGCACGACATCCGAGACTGGTCACAACGGCATAACAAGTGCCACGACTTCTTCAGCCACAAAAGCCCCATCTGGAAAGACTGGTTCTGGAATCTCCACTGTGAAATCAACCTGCATAACCCACCTGAATTTCAAATAGAATCCAGAGTTGCCAACTCGAGATATTACGCCTTCCTTGACCGCAATTGGATGCTCCTTCAATTGCCGTTAGCAGGCGTTCTGTTTGTCATCGGAGGGACTTCTTGGGTGATCTGGGGAATTTGCGTGAGAGTTGCCGTTTCGCTCACCGGTCACTGGCTGATCGGTTATTTCGCCCATAATCACGGAATCTTGGTTTGGCGAATCGAAAATGCAGCGGTCCAGGGCTACAACCTTCCCGGGCTGGGTCTCATCACCATGGGAGAAGCGTGGCACAACAACCATCATGCCTTCCCGGAATCAGCAAAATTCGGCATCCGCAAATGGCAAATGGACGCCGGTTGGTGGCTGATCCAATTCCTCCACACAGTCGGCCTCGCCTGGAACATACAACAACCCGAAACCCTTCCAAAGAGACCTGAAAGAAAGCTGATTGCTTCTCAAAAAGTTTCTGAAGACGATTACTCAGCGTCATGA
- the glnA gene encoding type I glutamate--ammonia ligase, producing MTPREVLALCRQKEVQAVDLRFMDFPGTQKHFTIPVNALTEESFADGLTFDGSSIRGWQSINESDMLVLPQAETAMVDPFMKSTLAMTCNIQDPITRSDYNRDPRNVARKAEAYMASTGIADTALFGMQPEFFIFDDVRFDQNVHEGYYHIDSIEGEWNRGRFSDSKNSGQQIRRREGYFPMPPADTLQDLRTEIMLTAQECGIGIAGQHHEVATGGQCEVDLEHVPLLQAADNLLRFKYIVKNVAAKHGKVATFMPKPLWNDNGSGLHMSLSFWKNNETLFAGSGYGSMSELAMNAVGGILKHAPALLAFCCPTTNSYKRTVPGFDAPVNLTYSFRNRSAAIRIPVHTSSSSTKRFEFRCPDPSCNPYLASAAVTMAALDGIQNKIAPGMPLDKDVYDLPSEELTAYAKVPDSLEKSLQALREDHSFLLRGDVFTEDVIDTWIWYKTTYEVQAIRERPHPWEFALYFDS from the coding sequence ATGACACCGCGTGAAGTATTGGCATTGTGCAGGCAGAAGGAAGTTCAAGCTGTCGACCTGCGTTTCATGGATTTTCCTGGAACTCAAAAACATTTCACGATACCGGTCAACGCTTTGACTGAAGAGAGCTTTGCGGATGGGCTGACTTTTGACGGGTCCTCGATACGCGGTTGGCAGTCGATTAATGAAAGCGACATGCTGGTGCTTCCGCAAGCGGAAACTGCAATGGTCGACCCATTCATGAAGTCGACCCTGGCGATGACTTGCAACATTCAAGATCCCATCACTCGATCCGATTACAATCGAGATCCTCGCAATGTTGCTCGGAAAGCTGAAGCATATATGGCTTCGACCGGAATTGCCGACACAGCCTTATTCGGAATGCAGCCTGAGTTCTTCATCTTTGACGATGTTCGCTTCGACCAAAATGTCCACGAAGGCTACTACCATATCGACAGCATTGAAGGAGAATGGAACCGAGGCCGATTCTCAGATTCGAAGAACAGCGGGCAGCAGATTCGACGTCGCGAAGGATACTTCCCGATGCCACCAGCTGATACTCTTCAAGACCTCAGAACTGAGATTATGTTGACCGCCCAAGAGTGTGGGATCGGTATTGCCGGACAACACCACGAGGTCGCGACTGGCGGACAATGCGAAGTTGATCTGGAACATGTTCCTCTTCTCCAGGCTGCAGACAACTTATTGAGGTTCAAATACATTGTCAAAAACGTCGCAGCGAAGCACGGCAAAGTCGCGACGTTCATGCCCAAGCCGCTCTGGAATGACAATGGTTCCGGCTTGCACATGTCGCTTTCGTTTTGGAAAAACAACGAAACCCTTTTTGCTGGCTCGGGCTATGGCTCAATGAGCGAGTTGGCAATGAACGCCGTCGGTGGAATTCTTAAGCATGCTCCAGCCCTGCTTGCATTCTGTTGTCCGACGACGAATAGCTACAAACGGACGGTACCAGGCTTTGATGCTCCCGTGAATTTGACCTACAGCTTTCGTAACCGCTCAGCTGCAATCCGAATTCCAGTTCACACATCATCATCGTCCACGAAGAGGTTTGAATTCCGCTGTCCCGACCCAAGCTGTAATCCTTACCTGGCAAGTGCTGCGGTAACGATGGCTGCACTGGATGGAATTCAAAATAAGATCGCGCCAGGAATGCCGCTCGACAAAGATGTGTACGATCTCCCCAGCGAGGAACTCACGGCATACGCTAAAGTTCCTGACTCTCTTGAAAAATCGCTGCAAGCACTTCGTGAAGATCACAGCTTCTTATTACGCGGAGACGTCTTTACCGAAGACGTTATCGACACCTGGATCTGGTACAAAACAACCTATGAAGTCCAAGCCATCCGAGAACGCCCACACCCTTGGGAATTCGCATTGTACTTCGACTCATAG
- the recA gene encoding recombinase RecA, which produces MAKAKSARKSEANSKDGSNGVLKNALGQIHKAFGDGAIMRLSDSPDASVDGISTGSLSLDLGLGGSGFPRGRIIELFGPESSGKTTLALHSVASAQKNGGIAAFIDAEHALDPAWARKLGVNLEELLVSQPTFGEEGLQIAEMLIKSNAVDIIVVDSVAALVPKAELDGEIGDKHVGLQARMMSQAMRKLTGAIAKSKTTVIFINQIREKIGVMFGSPETTPGGRALKFYSSVRVDVRRIATLKDGDDAIGIRMRAKVVKNKVAPPFRVAEFDMLGESGISLTADILDMATDAKIVQKSGSWFAYGDVKLGQGRDKARISLEESPELLQEIRGKVLASKGFSDNGETLKPIDVDSEAEKAESK; this is translated from the coding sequence ATGGCCAAAGCCAAGTCCGCCAGAAAATCCGAAGCAAATTCCAAAGATGGCTCTAATGGCGTATTGAAGAACGCTTTAGGTCAAATTCACAAAGCCTTTGGCGATGGCGCGATCATGCGTCTCTCTGATTCGCCGGACGCATCGGTGGATGGGATTTCGACCGGATCGCTTTCACTCGATCTCGGACTCGGTGGAAGTGGGTTTCCTCGTGGTCGGATCATCGAACTTTTTGGCCCGGAATCGAGCGGTAAGACAACATTGGCTTTGCACTCAGTCGCCAGTGCTCAAAAAAATGGTGGGATTGCTGCTTTTATTGATGCTGAGCATGCACTTGACCCAGCGTGGGCAAGAAAACTGGGAGTCAATCTCGAAGAACTCCTGGTCAGTCAGCCAACCTTCGGTGAGGAAGGGCTTCAAATTGCTGAAATGCTCATTAAATCCAATGCCGTAGACATCATTGTCGTCGATTCCGTAGCGGCTTTAGTCCCGAAAGCGGAACTCGATGGCGAAATTGGAGACAAACATGTTGGCCTTCAGGCTCGAATGATGAGCCAGGCAATGCGAAAGTTGACCGGAGCGATCGCAAAGTCGAAAACGACTGTTATCTTCATCAACCAGATTCGAGAGAAGATCGGAGTAATGTTTGGATCACCGGAAACAACGCCTGGTGGTCGAGCATTGAAATTCTACTCTTCAGTGCGAGTCGATGTCCGTCGAATTGCGACCCTCAAAGATGGTGACGATGCGATCGGAATCCGAATGAGAGCAAAAGTCGTCAAAAACAAAGTCGCCCCTCCTTTTCGGGTTGCCGAATTTGACATGCTGGGTGAATCAGGAATTAGCCTGACCGCTGATATTCTGGATATGGCAACCGATGCAAAAATTGTCCAGAAAAGTGGTTCTTGGTTTGCCTACGGGGATGTCAAGCTGGGCCAAGGGCGTGACAAAGCGAGGATCTCCCTCGAAGAAAGTCCAGAACTCCTCCAGGAAATCCGGGGTAAGGTCTTGGCCTCGAAAGGGTTTAGCGACAACGGAGAGACGCTTAAGCCAATTGATGTAGATAGCGAAGCAGAGAAGGCCGAAAGCAAATAA
- the ilvN gene encoding acetolactate synthase small subunit, producing MRHILSALVMNQPGVLAHISGMMASRAFNIDSLAVGPTENELYSRMTFVVGGSAQSLAQVRKQLEKIVTIVKVVDYLDEEHVERDLMLIKVRTDSTTQRSEVKELVDIFRGSIVDVSAGHVMIEISGQERKIQAFIAAVEPFGIIEMVRTGRIALSRVNSMSAEIEVGDPTHSAEKDVEQSA from the coding sequence ATGCGGCATATTCTCTCAGCACTGGTGATGAATCAACCGGGTGTGCTTGCTCACATCTCCGGAATGATGGCTTCGCGCGCTTTTAACATCGATAGTTTGGCTGTCGGTCCGACTGAAAACGAACTGTATTCCCGGATGACCTTTGTCGTCGGCGGGAGTGCTCAATCGTTGGCTCAGGTTCGTAAGCAGCTGGAGAAAATCGTCACCATTGTCAAGGTCGTCGATTACCTCGATGAAGAGCATGTTGAACGTGACCTCATGCTGATCAAAGTCCGTACGGACTCTACGACTCAACGTAGCGAAGTCAAAGAACTCGTCGATATCTTCCGCGGTAGCATCGTCGATGTGAGTGCCGGGCACGTCATGATCGAGATCTCTGGACAGGAACGAAAAATTCAAGCGTTTATCGCAGCCGTGGAGCCATTCGGTATTATCGAGATGGTTCGCACCGGTCGGATTGCGCTCTCTCGCGTGAATTCAATGTCGGCTGAAATTGAAGTGGGCGATCCAACTCACTCGGCAGAAAAAGACGTTGAGCAATCTGCTTAA